In Geobacillus kaustophilus, a genomic segment contains:
- the arsC gene encoding arsenate reductase (thioredoxin) → MKKKIIYFLCTGNSCRSQMAEGWAKQLLGDEWDVYSAGIEAHGLNPNAVKVMKEVGIDISKQTSDVIDPDLLNRADLVVTLCGHAADHCPVTPPHVKRVHWGFDDPAKAEGTEEEKLAVFRRVRDEIGARLRRFAETGE, encoded by the coding sequence ATGAAGAAAAAAATCATTTATTTCTTATGCACAGGCAACTCATGCCGCAGCCAAATGGCGGAAGGCTGGGCCAAACAACTGTTAGGCGATGAATGGGATGTGTACAGCGCCGGGATTGAAGCGCACGGGCTCAATCCGAATGCGGTCAAGGTGATGAAAGAAGTCGGCATCGATATTTCGAAGCAAACGTCTGATGTCATCGACCCGGACTTGCTGAACCGTGCTGATTTGGTCGTGACGCTGTGCGGCCATGCGGCCGACCATTGTCCGGTCACTCCGCCGCACGTGAAGCGCGTCCATTGGGGCTTTGACGATCCAGCGAAAGCGGAAGGGACAGAAGAGGAGAAACTCGCGGTGTTCCGCCGCGTGCGCGATGAAATTGGCGCGCGCCTCCGCCGGTTTGCTGAGACGGGCGAATAG